The following coding sequences lie in one Anguilla rostrata isolate EN2019 chromosome 8, ASM1855537v3, whole genome shotgun sequence genomic window:
- the LOC135261218 gene encoding microtubule-actin cross-linking factor 1, isoforms 6/7-like codes for MGKPLSRPDCLRQNPRCLGKGEDEEGYIEDCYVPQRSIYDTMRINEQIDQGSKLSQPSRSTLGSGGGEGSTLSSNGTLGADVGGVFVARPGDGIRKLDERVIFDALKLTGEPQSKLPAAVVGATSAIMPSSSASGGAAAVTKRRHQGGDRKDNPNRRSWKAFMPPTYPEFAERLELSPGDSAEKRLSGAGIPVSPLQPLPSLLPPPPPSSTPPLPPSYSASPVSSGGARTPPVSSSPSQILTPLPPSQHHPLRQKQLPPPHPLLLKQHKQTSALPSPSKEQPPHLKPALTLVQQGSTAPSAQSGCLERSREKDR; via the coding sequence ATGGGGAAGCCCCTGAGCCGCCCGGACTGCCTGCGGCAGAACCCCCGGTGCCTGGGCAAGggcgaggatgaggaggggTACATTGAAGACTGCTACGTCCCGCAGCGCTCTATTTACGACACCATGCGCATCAACGAGCAGATCGACCAGGGCTCCAAGCTCAGCCAGCCGTCTCGCAGCACGCTGGGGTCCGGGGGAGGAGAAGGCAGCACCCTCTCCAGCAACGGCACCCTCGGGGCAGATGTTGGGGGCGTGTTCGTGGCCCGTCCTGGCGATGGTATTCGGAAGCTGGACGAAAGGGTGATCTTCGACGCCCTGAAACTCACTGGCGAGCCCCAGAGCAAGCTTCCCGCAGCGGTGGTGGGCGCTACCTCAGCCATTATGCCCTCCTCTTCTGCCTCTGGGGGAGCTGCTGCTGTGACCAAGAGGCGCCACCAGGGCGGCGACAGGAAGGACAACCCCAACCGGCGCTCCTGGAAGGCCTTCATGCCCCCCACCTACCCTGAGTTTGCTGAGCGCCTGGAGCTGTCTCCTGGAGACTCTGCAGAGAAGCGACTGTCGGGGGCGGGGatccctgtctctcctctccaacctctgccctctctcctgcccccaccacctccctcctccacccctcctcttcctccatcctACTCTGCATCACCTGTCTCTTCAGGGGGTGCCCGTACTCCCCccgtctcctcctccccatcccaaatactcacccccctccctccttcccagcATCACCCCCTCAGACAAAAGCAgctccccccacctcaccccctgCTCCTGAAACAGCACAAGCAGACATCCGCTCTTCCCTCCCCATCCAAAGAACAACCTCCCCACCTGAAGCCTGCCCTCACCCTGGTCCAGCAAGGGTCAACAGCCCCCTCAGCACAGTCGGGATGTCtcgagagaagcagagagaaggacCGATGA